The following proteins are encoded in a genomic region of Iodidimonas sp. SYSU 1G8:
- a CDS encoding O-antigen polymerase produces the protein MLDLLSLPLLALTTLICLWVFFRHASGVDLLRFPFLVSGVYLAYIFPKLFGLLSSDANLAEVYRQSGAANTLVVSAALCYFGGLAGYYMARPRTAFAPRPLEVSRAQYSRVLIIAMVFLAVAYAGITGLALTAGGFTQFFFQMESYSLDWRGAEVYYIFIARLIYIPIFLLLMLHKARPGRLTLLLIVIALIYPTLNVLVLFRRSEVLQTGSIIAFVAILYYRFRPRRVTVMAAVCAMVAVVALFPEIRGSQYRGQDLQQGFIEERLDRFVRFEPNNEIAMAAFLVQRAKETGNFEHGAIFWNALVSQFVPAGLVGRDVKSALYINQTVGEFNVSGWSRAQHFYLAPIGFSQAFEQFGYFGFLLFSALGALMGALERWRRHSFPGEMMYVLMLAPIVLAVSNDLQLPIVKFATYAVVFAMIWGAGQMRVLSSIAWHPARRRAYGPPMPAQG, from the coding sequence ATGCTGGACCTGTTGAGCCTTCCCTTGCTGGCGCTGACGACTCTGATCTGTCTCTGGGTATTCTTCAGGCATGCCAGCGGCGTCGATTTGCTGCGGTTTCCGTTCCTCGTGTCGGGCGTTTATCTCGCCTACATCTTTCCCAAGCTGTTCGGCTTGTTGTCTTCCGACGCCAATCTGGCGGAAGTCTACAGGCAATCCGGCGCGGCAAACACGCTCGTCGTTTCGGCCGCGCTCTGCTATTTCGGGGGACTGGCGGGCTATTACATGGCCCGTCCACGTACGGCATTCGCGCCTCGGCCGCTCGAGGTGAGCCGTGCACAGTACAGCCGGGTCCTGATCATCGCCATGGTCTTCCTGGCCGTTGCGTATGCCGGCATTACCGGGCTGGCGCTCACGGCCGGCGGCTTCACCCAGTTCTTCTTCCAGATGGAGAGCTACTCGCTCGATTGGCGCGGCGCCGAGGTCTATTACATCTTCATCGCGCGGCTGATCTATATTCCGATCTTCCTGCTGCTGATGCTGCACAAGGCCAGGCCCGGACGGCTGACCCTGCTCCTGATTGTGATCGCGCTGATCTATCCGACGCTCAACGTGCTCGTGCTGTTCCGCCGCAGCGAGGTGCTCCAGACCGGCTCGATCATCGCCTTCGTCGCCATTCTCTACTACCGGTTCCGGCCACGCCGCGTCACGGTGATGGCGGCGGTCTGCGCCATGGTGGCGGTCGTCGCGCTGTTTCCCGAAATCCGGGGCAGCCAGTATCGCGGACAGGACCTCCAGCAGGGTTTCATCGAGGAACGTCTCGATCGTTTCGTCAGGTTCGAGCCCAACAACGAGATCGCCATGGCGGCCTTCCTGGTGCAGCGGGCCAAGGAAACCGGCAATTTCGAACACGGGGCCATCTTCTGGAACGCCCTGGTCAGCCAGTTCGTCCCGGCGGGTCTCGTCGGCCGCGACGTCAAGAGCGCCCTGTACATCAACCAGACCGTCGGCGAGTTCAACGTCAGCGGCTGGAGCCGCGCCCAGCATTTCTATCTCGCGCCCATTGGTTTCTCGCAAGCCTTTGAGCAGTTTGGCTATTTCGGTTTCCTGCTCTTTTCCGCGCTCGGCGCGCTGATGGGCGCCCTAGAGCGCTGGCGGCGGCATTCGTTCCCCGGCGAGATGATGTATGTGCTGATGCTCGCGCCCATCGTGCTTGCCGTGTCGAACGATTTGCAACTGCCCATCGTCAAGTTCGCGACCTACGCCGTTGTCTTCGCGATGATCTGGGGGGCCGGCCAGATGCGCGTCCTCTCCAGCATCGCCTGGCATCCCGCGCGGCGGCGTGCCTACGGCCCGCCGATGCCTGCCCAAGGATAG
- a CDS encoding glycosyltransferase family 4 protein produces the protein MVQEFASLGHQVTVVTETPAATPEGQEAYAIERQPGVAKLIKLALDADVCLMIGASLRAAPALLLAQCPVVVSHHIYLQKWSPAGSAPGLVARTKQGLKRLACTLGPNLYTSHGFRDAAGGSGEIIRNPFDIDRFRDAAQDEAKDKDRDIVFVGRMIPEKGCIDLIDAVSLLDTAGMQVSVTLIGEGTERALLERKVYERGLDGMIRFAGQMTGADLARMLSRHRLMVVPSRWPEPFGIVALEGMASGCVVIGTELGGLPEAIGPGGVVVPPANPKAIADAVRALLADDDLCRRYRHAGAGFAALHAPRDVARDYIEVLGRAVRGRRSGGEPHSRVVRRLPPDGKHSSRSG, from the coding sequence TTGGTTCAGGAGTTCGCTTCTCTGGGACATCAGGTCACCGTCGTGACGGAAACGCCGGCGGCGACTCCGGAAGGCCAGGAAGCCTATGCCATCGAACGCCAACCAGGCGTCGCCAAGCTCATCAAGTTGGCTCTCGATGCTGATGTCTGCCTCATGATCGGCGCCAGTCTGCGGGCCGCGCCTGCGTTACTTCTGGCTCAGTGTCCGGTCGTCGTATCCCACCACATCTATCTGCAGAAATGGAGCCCCGCCGGTTCGGCGCCGGGCCTTGTGGCCAGAACGAAACAAGGGCTGAAGCGGCTTGCCTGCACCTTGGGGCCGAACCTCTATACGAGCCATGGCTTCCGCGATGCCGCCGGGGGAAGCGGCGAGATCATTCGCAATCCGTTCGATATCGACCGGTTCCGCGACGCGGCCCAAGACGAGGCCAAAGACAAGGACCGCGACATCGTGTTCGTGGGTCGGATGATCCCGGAAAAGGGCTGCATCGATCTGATCGACGCCGTTTCCTTGCTCGACACGGCGGGCATGCAGGTTTCCGTGACCCTGATCGGCGAGGGCACGGAACGGGCCCTGCTGGAGCGTAAGGTCTACGAGCGTGGCCTGGATGGCATGATCCGTTTCGCGGGACAGATGACCGGTGCCGATCTGGCGCGGATGTTGTCGCGGCACCGGCTCATGGTCGTGCCGTCCCGGTGGCCCGAGCCGTTCGGTATCGTCGCGCTTGAAGGAATGGCCAGCGGCTGTGTCGTCATCGGCACCGAACTGGGCGGACTTCCCGAGGCGATCGGTCCGGGCGGCGTCGTCGTGCCGCCGGCAAACCCGAAGGCCATCGCCGACGCCGTGCGGGCGTTGCTCGCCGATGACGATCTCTGCCGTCGGTACCGCCACGCCGGCGCCGGGTTCGCGGCGCTGCATGCGCCCCGGGACGTTGCACGGGACTACATCGAGGTACTTGGTCGCGCCGTGCGCGGGCGCCGCTCCGGCGGCGAACCGCATTCCAGAGTCGTCCGTCGTCTACCGCCGGACGGCAAACATTCCTCCAGATCGGGCTGA
- a CDS encoding glycosyltransferase, which produces MREPDIHSLLPAAMAPLRNDALHGVRIGIVVREWSPQFGGNISLGILAGHLAASGAEITFLLTESDVEPSARHDGMRYVAVSQGRGSLSALVRESLRQDMLIIVGEKPRLAFLALQWLRPVVFLRLDTILTCPAGTRYLPRSSAVCGRNVGLSCLAVHDSEGCLGGLSRTRQLARIAARVSDMLLLRGFRNFAANSHACASRHRRPARVFHPPCPKPVSLVREYGSADLIFVGRLAESKGGVDTIDILARATRAGTLHVVGDGPARPAMEAAAAKAGIQQRVIFHGWMGAEQRDALILRCGVTIMCSKWDEAFGRIGPESFALGTPVVAYDVGGVSEWCKTPAGRLVACGDTADAAMAVDRFLSDREIWNEASNAARRFAAAFTDDAYAAQWIAYIKELLGARREAASR; this is translated from the coding sequence ATGCGGGAGCCTGACATTCATTCCCTGTTGCCGGCAGCCATGGCGCCGTTGCGGAATGACGCGCTGCACGGCGTCCGGATTGGCATCGTCGTGCGCGAATGGAGCCCACAGTTCGGCGGTAATATCAGCCTTGGCATTCTCGCTGGCCATCTTGCCGCGTCCGGCGCCGAGATCACCTTCTTGCTGACGGAGAGCGATGTCGAGCCTTCCGCGCGGCATGACGGCATGCGGTATGTCGCTGTCTCGCAAGGCCGCGGATCGCTCTCGGCCTTGGTGCGCGAGAGTTTGCGGCAAGACATGCTCATCATTGTCGGCGAGAAGCCCAGATTGGCCTTCCTAGCGCTCCAATGGCTTCGACCGGTCGTTTTCCTCAGGCTGGATACGATCCTGACCTGTCCTGCGGGCACGCGCTATCTGCCACGCTCGTCGGCCGTCTGTGGCCGAAATGTCGGCTTGTCGTGCCTTGCTGTTCACGACAGCGAAGGGTGTCTGGGCGGCCTCTCGCGAACCCGTCAGCTGGCCCGGATCGCTGCGCGCGTTTCCGACATGCTCCTGCTCCGAGGGTTCAGGAATTTCGCGGCCAACAGTCACGCATGCGCTTCTCGCCACCGGCGTCCTGCCCGCGTCTTCCATCCGCCCTGCCCCAAACCGGTCAGCCTTGTGCGAGAGTACGGAAGCGCAGACCTCATTTTTGTCGGGCGTCTGGCGGAGAGTAAAGGCGGGGTTGATACCATCGATATTCTGGCTCGCGCCACTCGCGCCGGGACTCTGCATGTAGTCGGCGACGGACCGGCCCGCCCGGCCATGGAGGCCGCCGCCGCCAAAGCCGGCATTCAGCAGCGCGTGATCTTCCACGGCTGGATGGGCGCCGAACAGCGGGACGCTCTGATCCTCCGCTGCGGCGTTACTATCATGTGCAGCAAATGGGACGAGGCCTTTGGCCGGATTGGACCCGAGAGCTTCGCGCTTGGCACGCCGGTCGTTGCCTATGATGTGGGCGGCGTATCGGAATGGTGCAAGACCCCGGCGGGCCGACTGGTGGCCTGCGGCGACACGGCAGACGCCGCGATGGCCGTCGACCGGTTCCTGTCTGATCGCGAGATCTGGAACGAGGCGTCCAATGCCGCCCGACGCTTTGCGGCGGCCTTTACCGATGATGCCTATGCGGCGCAGTGGATTGCCTACATCAAGGAACTGCTGGGCGCGCGTCGGGAAGCCGCAAGCAGATGA
- a CDS encoding phosphoribosyltransferase, which yields MQYRSFRDLATLINRQAHRINRMGADIVLGIPRSGMYPALVMSSLLNKPVADLDGFIAGHVMSHGKTRALPGWSASAGDYRTALVVDDSVHSGAAASAARKKLQAAFPELKVIVLAVYGSKDWAHHVDDVLETCPFPRIFEWNMLHSWVLEKALFDLDGVFCRDPDDSENDDGDRYRQFLRETQHFALPGGAVRGIVTSRLERYRPETEAWLADHGVKYRHLHMLDLPSAAERRRLGAHAKFKADVYRGDPDALLFVESEPAQAREITRRSGKPVLDYRNMVLASPDKITPGYQYTKSSQLLQRIRRALVRRVRIGRHAGA from the coding sequence ATGCAGTATCGTAGCTTCCGCGACCTGGCGACGCTGATCAATCGGCAAGCCCATCGCATCAATCGAATGGGCGCGGACATCGTGCTGGGCATTCCGCGCAGCGGTATGTATCCGGCGCTGGTGATGTCCTCGCTCCTCAACAAGCCGGTCGCCGATCTGGATGGCTTCATTGCGGGCCACGTCATGAGCCATGGAAAGACCCGGGCGCTGCCGGGCTGGTCGGCGTCGGCCGGCGATTACAGGACGGCGTTGGTGGTCGACGACAGCGTGCATTCAGGTGCGGCCGCCAGTGCTGCCCGGAAGAAGCTGCAAGCCGCGTTCCCTGAGCTGAAGGTGATCGTGCTTGCCGTCTATGGCTCCAAAGACTGGGCGCATCACGTGGATGACGTCCTCGAGACCTGCCCATTCCCTCGTATCTTCGAATGGAACATGTTGCATTCATGGGTGCTCGAGAAGGCTTTATTCGATCTCGATGGCGTATTTTGCCGGGATCCAGATGACAGCGAAAATGACGATGGCGACCGTTACCGTCAGTTCCTGCGCGAGACGCAGCATTTCGCACTGCCCGGGGGGGCCGTGCGGGGGATCGTGACCAGTCGGCTGGAGCGCTATCGTCCAGAGACCGAGGCCTGGCTAGCGGATCACGGCGTCAAGTACCGGCATCTCCATATGCTCGATCTGCCGAGTGCCGCCGAACGCCGCCGGCTCGGGGCACACGCCAAATTCAAGGCGGATGTCTACCGGGGTGATCCCGACGCGCTGCTGTTCGTGGAAAGCGAACCCGCGCAGGCCCGCGAGATCACGCGCCGCTCGGGCAAGCCGGTGCTGGACTACCGGAACATGGTCCTCGCCTCCCCGGACAAGATCACCCCGGGGTATCAATACACAAAATCATCGCAGCTGCTGCAGCGTATCCGCCGCGCGCTCGTCCGGCGCGTCAGGATCGGCCGCCATGCGGGAGCCTGA
- a CDS encoding methyltransferase domain-containing protein, with amino-acid sequence MGKEVIKHWGTRAVGLLYRAGLNRVSKLRYSGRPSRQLEIGPGPARMPGFETLNVLWWPNVDYVADAAKRLPFREATFDLVYASHVLEHIPWYQTETVLREWRRVLKPGGRLELWVPNGLEICRAFVEAEEGRANDIDRDGWYRFNDEKDAAKWAAGRLFSYGDGKGTPGHPNWHLALFSERYLSDLLGRAGFSDCKPLPPGSARGYDHGWINLGVCGTKADAVS; translated from the coding sequence ATGGGTAAGGAAGTCATCAAACATTGGGGCACGCGCGCCGTAGGGCTCCTCTACCGCGCGGGCCTGAACAGGGTCAGCAAGCTGCGGTATAGCGGCCGGCCATCCCGGCAACTGGAGATCGGACCGGGTCCCGCCCGCATGCCGGGATTCGAGACGCTCAACGTGCTGTGGTGGCCGAACGTGGACTACGTCGCTGACGCGGCCAAGCGTTTGCCGTTCAGGGAAGCGACCTTCGATCTGGTCTACGCCAGCCATGTGCTCGAGCACATTCCCTGGTACCAGACCGAGACCGTGCTGCGCGAATGGCGGCGGGTGCTCAAGCCCGGCGGACGCCTGGAGCTGTGGGTGCCGAACGGGCTGGAAATCTGCCGCGCTTTCGTCGAGGCCGAGGAAGGCCGGGCGAACGACATCGACCGCGACGGCTGGTACCGCTTCAACGACGAGAAGGATGCCGCAAAATGGGCGGCGGGCCGCCTGTTCTCCTATGGCGACGGCAAGGGCACGCCGGGACATCCCAACTGGCATCTCGCCCTCTTCTCCGAACGGTATCTGAGCGATCTGCTGGGCCGGGCGGGCTTTAGCGACTGCAAGCCTTTGCCGCCGGGCAGCGCGCGCGGCTACGACCACGGCTGGATCAATCTGGGCGTCTGCGGCACCAAGGCCGATGCAGTATCGTAG